The Paraburkholderia megapolitana genomic sequence CCCATACCAGCTGGACACCATACCTTCGGTCGGGAATATGCCAACCGTATTCACGTTCTGATTGGTTGCATAGTTCATCACCGGCGATTGCAGGACATAGCCGGTCAGCACGACCGGCGGTTTGCCGGTCGGGTCGGTCACATAGTGACTGGTGCCCGCCTGCTCCAGAAGATTCGCCACGATCGGCGTACGGATACCGCTATACGATTCGCCATACAGATACTTGGGCGAGCTCTGACGGTTGTAGCGGTTGATGTAGGCCGTAATGAAGTCGCGGAATACCTGCGCATCCATATTGGTGTTCCACAAATCCAGGTTGGTCAGTGGCGCGATGGCTTCGGAAAAACCGCTGCCGGGAATATCGACGTACACCAGATCGGTCTGATCCAGCATCGACTCGGCGTTCGGGATCAGCGGATAGCTGTCCTGCGCGTAGGGACCGGGCGGCACAGCCGGCGCATTCAGGTCGAGGCGCTGCGGCGCCCATGAGCCTAGATGCAGCCATATCGAAGGCTCACCGGGGCCACCGTTAAAGACGAACGTGATGGGTCGCTGATCGTGCGGGATATCGTCGCGCGTATAGGACATATAGAAGATCGACGCTTCGGCGCTCGCGGAACCTGTCGGCGATGTGGGCGGCGCAGCAGCGATCAGATGTCCTGCGCGAGCCTCGTACCCGAATGTCTGACCGTTCAACGTCATGGTCAGGTGTTTTTGCGCGGGCGTTTCATTCACCGAACTCAACGGAAGGTTACCCGCCGCAACCTGGGCATTCGTGGACCCCGCAGCGCCGTTGGGACCGTTCTGATAGCTGGGGTCGCCGGTGAGCGCGTCCTGATCGTTGCCTTCGGCGTAGGCATTGGAATCCTTGACGGCGGAATCGGCGGGCCACACAAATGCCGTGCTGGATGGCGTCGTACCGGTGGTATGCGTGGTCGCCGTGTTGTCGACACTTCCTCCGCAACCCGATAGAGCCAGTGCAGCGAGGGTTAACGGCACGCCCCAAGACGTGATCTTTTGCATTGTTAATGCACTCCCCTGATGATTGCTAAAAGACAATTAACGGCTTTCTGTTGTGAAGATACGGTTTTGATAAAACAGACCTTCGATATCGTGCAGGGAATCTATGAGGACGAAAAATGACGGTCAACCTCTTTCGCTCAAGGTTTGGCACATATCAGATGGAATTGAGAATTTAATGAGAATTCGCTGCCGGCTTTGATATTTATTAAAGAGGCTTTGTCACCTTGTTTGGCACCTCGTTTGGCACGCCAATTCTTTCGAATTAACTACAGTCGGTTAAAACGCAGTAATGGTTGATGCAAACATGACGCTCGATGAGCTAGCGAGTTTCCAGGACCAGCAGCCCATACGCACGATCCGGCGGCGCATGCGCTTGCGCTTACAATGAGGACTCTTTGCTCCCCACCCTCTCGAGTCCACGATGACCTATCTCGACGTCAACGAAATTGCGGGCTGGCACGCACATGTCTACTTCGACGCCGAGCGGCGCGACGCGGCATTGGTGTTAAGGGAAGCGATCGAAGCGCGGTTTGCCGACGTGCTACAGCTGGGCCGCTTTCATGAACGCCCGGTCGGTCCTCACCCGCAGTGGTCGTATCAACTCGCGTTCGACCGTGAGCATCTGGTTGGAATTTTCGAGTGGCTCACGTTGAATCACGGCGTACTGGATGTGTTTCTGCATCCGAACACGGGCGACTCGCTACGCGATCATCGCGATGCCGCCGTGTGGATTGGCCGTTCGTATCCGTTGAATCTTGCCGCACTGGGGCGCTGACGCATTCGTCGCACAGCGCCCCCTAGGCACGACTAGTCCAGCGAGACGCCATCGAAGCGGTGGCTGCCAAGCGGCGACAGCAAGAGCCCCTTCACCCGCTTCGACTCCGGCAACGACACGATCGAATGCGCGATCGGTGTGAACGGCACCTGCTGCTTGAAAATCTCCTGTGCCTGCCGGTATAGCGCAGTACGTGTCGCGACGTCGGAGGTAGAACGCGCCTTCGCGATCAGCGCATCGAACGTGGGATCGCACCACTTCGACACGTTGCTGCCGTGTATCGCATCGCAGCCGAGCAATGCGCCGAGCCAGTTGTCGGGGTCGCCGTTATCGCCCGACCAGCCGTACAGGATCACGTCATGCTCGCCGCCTGCCTTTGCCCGGCGGTTGTATTCGCCCCACTCGTAGCTGACGATTTTCGCGCGCACACCGATCTTCGCCCAGTCCTGTTGCAGCAGCTGTGCCATCAGTTGTGCGTTCGGGTTGTACGGACGTTGCACCGGCATCGCCCACAGCGTGATGTCGAAACCGTTCGGAAAGCCGGCCTGTGCGAGGAGTGCCTTTGCCTTCGCCGGATCGAACGGTGCGTCCTTCAGCTTCTCGTTGTAGGACCATTGCGACGGCGGCATCGGATTGGTTGCAATGCTCGCGTTGCCCGCGAACACCGCGTTGAGGATAGCCGGCTTGTCAATGGACATATCGAGCGCGCGGCGCACCTCGACGCGATCGAGCGGCGGGTGCTGCGTGTTGTATCCGACGAAGCCGACGTTAAAGCCTACGCCGGAGACCAACTTCAATGCCGGATTGCGCTTCACGACTTCGACGTCGGCGGGACGCGGGAATGCCGACACCTGGCATTCGCCGCTGGCCAGCTTCTGGATGCGCGCCGCAGGGTCCGGTGTGATCGCGAAGATCAGATGTGCGAGCTTCACATCGTCGGGTCGCCAGTAGTCGGGGTTCGCATCGAAGCGAATCAGCGCGTCCTTCTGATACGAGCGGAACACGAACGGCCCCGTGCCGACCGGCAACTGGTTGATGTCCGCTTCGCGATGCGTGCGGCTCAACTGCGCCGCGTATTCGGCGGAGAGGATCGATGCGAAGCTCATCGCGAGATTGCGCACGAGGATCACGTCCGGCTGCTTCAGATGAAAGCGCACGGTGTAGTCGTCGACCTTCTCGATACTGTCGATGTTCTTGTCGAAACCCAGATCGCTGAAGTACGGGAAGCTGACCGGATAGGCGGTGCGGAACGGATCGTCTGCATGGAGCATGCGGTTGAACGTGAACAGCACGTCATCCGCATTGAAGTCGCGCGTCGGCTTGAACCACGCGGTTGTCTGGAACTTCACGCCGTGCCGCAGATGAAACGTGTACGTGCGCTGATCGGTCGATACGTCCCAACTTGTGGCGAGCGCGGGTTCGAGATCGAGCGTGCCGCGGCGAAACTGCACGAGCTCGTTGTAGACCGTGTAGGTGCTGGCGTCGAAGTCCGTGCTCGTCGTGTGCTGCCCTGGGTCGAAGCCCGCGGGGCTGCCTTCGGAGCAGAACACGAGGGTCTTGCCCGGTGCCGCTTCGGCGTGCGCGGCAAAAACCAGCGAGGCGGCCAGCAGGCCGGCAGCAGCAACGCAACGGGCCGTGCGCGCGAGATATCGTGAGGATGAGTGGGTCATTCGAAGGCGAAGAGTGGATTGCACAATGAGTTGCAGCCGGAGATTCTCGTAGGCTGCGCAGCGGATCGCTAACAATAAATCCGTACAACCATAGGTGCGGCGCTGCTAAGCACGATATCGTGCCACCCGCGCAACCTGCACCGACCGCCCCATCGTGCCTGAAAAAAAATGACCCGGCACGTACTCACCCGTGCCGGGTCATTCTGCTACCGCGTTGCAATCAGCCTGCTACTACTGCGCCGTCGGTGCGGTGATGCCGTCGATGTCGGGCGCCCATCCCGACGGATTCGAGAAGATCAGCGTGTTCGCCGCACCCGCCTTGAACGCTCCGCTCACAGAGAGTCTCGAGATCGTGCCCCAGCCGCCGCTCGGCGGAAACGAGACGGTGATGGGTGCTGCACCGTTAAAGCTGATTTGCCCGGTCCGCGGTGTGGAGTCTCCGTTCGCATACCCGATCTGAACCGTATAGTTGCCGTCCGTGGGCACGGAGATACCGGTCATCGTCAGCGTCCCGCCGTTGCCGATATAGCCGACGTCCGCGCCCCCGAGCACGCGGAACACGACGATACCCGTGCACCGCCTGCGAGGATGCTGCTGGACGCTTCAGCTTCGTACGCGGCCTTGAACGGCGGCAGGCGAACCGGACCGGCAACCAGTGCAACGGTGCTGATCTCGGGCGTCGGCGCCGAGCTGTCCGCGCTCGAGATCGTCAGCGAGTTCTGTCCAGTCTGCAGGCCCACATACACCGTCACCGTACCGACACGCCCTTCCCGGCTGGTCGGCGGGAACGCGAGCGTGGTCTGCGTCCCGCCGTTCGTGCTGAGTTCCGCCTTCAGCGTCTCGCGGCTACGGTTCACATACGCGATCTCGATGTAACCGCCCGGCGCTGTCGATGTCACGTTGTTGAACGTCACCGTACCGAGGCCCTTCACGATCGTGCCGCCATCGCAAGTCGGGCAACGCGTGATCGTCGCACCACCACCGACGGAGCTCGGCCGGTAAGTCGTCGAGGCGACATCCGTGCCGTTGACCAGCAGCATCACGACACCGCCCGCGGGCACAACGGGTGCGGTATAGGAACTCTTGAACGAGCCAAGGTTCTGCATCGCCAGCACATCGCGCACGGTGGTCCGCGCATTCGGCACGAGGCCGAGTTGCTGCCAGGTGACCGTCATCGGCGCATCGGCGGCGCCGTTATTGAACAGCACGACAGCCCGCTGTCCACTGCCGGCCAGCAGCTTCGACCAGACCTGTTGCGCACCCGACTGCGCGACCATCACGCCCTGCACGCCAAGCAGATCCTGGTCGATCGCGATCACTTCAGGATTCGTCATCACGTTGAGCGTGTCGGCCGAGATCGGCTTCGACAGATCGTCACCGAGAATCAGCGGTGCACCCGCGATGGCCCACAAGCTCATATGCGCCTGGTCATGCACCGCCGTCATGCCCATGCCCGCCACCATCATGTCGGGATCGTTGTAATAGCCGGTGTGCTGTCCTTCGGGATGGTAATTGCCGAGGAAATT encodes the following:
- a CDS encoding S10 family serine carboxypeptidase-like protein, with translation MQKITSWGVPLTLAALALSGCGGSVDNTATTHTTGTTPSSTAFVWPADSAVKDSNAYAEGNDQDALTGDPSYQNGPNGAAGSTNAQVAAGNLPLSSVNETPAQKHLTMTLNGQTFGYEARAGHLIAAAPPTSPTGSASAEASIFYMSYTRDDIPHDQRPITFVFNGGPGEPSIWLHLGSWAPQRLDLNAPAVPPGPYAQDSYPLIPNAESMLDQTDLVYVDIPGSGFSEAIAPLTNLDLWNTNMDAQVFRDFITAYINRYNRQSSPKYLYGESYSGIRTPIVANLLEQAGTSHYVTDPTGKPPVVLTGYVLQSPVMNYATNQNVNTVGIFPTEGMVSSWYGLGSARGNLSEADYSNSLRNFTTTQFISQVGNANPPAQYLNDLQGITGIPLATLTKNSQFSGLSQYNNYYSMIGLSIYPSSVQSSGLSNSAFDAYDGRISTASPQKYGISNYEDAAFYGAIKPLIQSETGYQPSDPTQLYGSDIGANYWVHNHNGALSDTSVPDLVEAMTIDPKLKVLVLHGYHDNVCPFFQTELDLQNGGALPALAGRITIADFDGGHMIYLTNSSRAPMRAQLRTFYSSPTTAVQTAAAR
- a CDS encoding DOPA 4,5-dioxygenase family protein, which produces MTYLDVNEIAGWHAHVYFDAERRDAALVLREAIEARFADVLQLGRFHERPVGPHPQWSYQLAFDREHLVGIFEWLTLNHGVLDVFLHPNTGDSLRDHRDAAVWIGRSYPLNLAALGR
- a CDS encoding ABC transporter substrate-binding protein, with amino-acid sequence MTHSSSRYLARTARCVAAAGLLAASLVFAAHAEAAPGKTLVFCSEGSPAGFDPGQHTTSTDFDASTYTVYNELVQFRRGTLDLEPALATSWDVSTDQRTYTFHLRHGVKFQTTAWFKPTRDFNADDVLFTFNRMLHADDPFRTAYPVSFPYFSDLGFDKNIDSIEKVDDYTVRFHLKQPDVILVRNLAMSFASILSAEYAAQLSRTHREADINQLPVGTGPFVFRSYQKDALIRFDANPDYWRPDDVKLAHLIFAITPDPAARIQKLASGECQVSAFPRPADVEVVKRNPALKLVSGVGFNVGFVGYNTQHPPLDRVEVRRALDMSIDKPAILNAVFAGNASIATNPMPPSQWSYNEKLKDAPFDPAKAKALLAQAGFPNGFDITLWAMPVQRPYNPNAQLMAQLLQQDWAKIGVRAKIVSYEWGEYNRRAKAGGEHDVILYGWSGDNGDPDNWLGALLGCDAIHGSNVSKWCDPTFDALIAKARSTSDVATRTALYRQAQEIFKQQVPFTPIAHSIVSLPESKRVKGLLLSPLGSHRFDGVSLD
- a CDS encoding carbohydrate-binding protein; its protein translation is MFRVLGGADVGYIGNGGTLTMTGISVPTDGNYTVQIGYANGDSTPRTGQISFNGAAPITVSFPPSGGWGTISRLSVSGAFKAGAANTLIFSNPSGWAPDIDGITAPTAQ
- a CDS encoding alpha-galactosidase D → MALSGYRQCIVPLLLGLVLSVSGCGGDSGSSGTAASALKSAANASAAPASAAPAAESAAMQQRRTARQIAVVPPPMGWSSWNSLAENVNFDTIKGVADGMVQLNTQIKSGAKYQYVNIDEGWWTSGTRDANGNFIIDNTQWPGGMQAMAQYIHSKGLKAGIYIDAGPQGCGTRTDGTHFVGSDFAHYEHDFLQFAQWGFDFVKVDFCGGNNAGYDPQQAYTAIANAIDDAFIQTGQLITFSICDWGTIGSNPAYPDYKQGPWDWAAGVGRMWRTTGDIYGPNSGAPNFGSVVGNFLGNYHPEGQHTGYYNDPDMMVAGMGMTAVHDQAHMSLWAIAGAPLILGDDLSKPISADTLNVMTNPEVIAIDQDLLGVQGVMVAQSGAQQVWSKLLAGSGQRAVVLFNNGAADAPMTVTWQQLGLVPNARTTVRDVLAMQNLGSFKSSYTAPVVPAGGVVMLLVNGTDVASTTYRPSSVGGGATITRCPTCDGGTIVKGLGTVTFNNVTSTAPGGYIEIAYVNRSRETLKAELSTNGGTQTTLAFPPTSREGRVGTVTVYVGLQTGQNSLTISSADSSAPTPEISTVALVAGPVRLPPFKAAYEAEASSSILAGGARVSSCSACSGARTSAISATAGR